A DNA window from Elephas maximus indicus isolate mEleMax1 chromosome 17, mEleMax1 primary haplotype, whole genome shotgun sequence contains the following coding sequences:
- the LOC126060619 gene encoding olfactory receptor 145-like has translation MDIGNSSLVTEFILVGLTEYSKIQLPLFFLFLGIYIVTVAGNLGFITLIGLNAHLHTPMYYFLFNLSFTDLCYSSVITPKLLVNFVSKMNIISYAGCMTQLFFYCFFVSAECYVLTVMAYDCYVAICKPLLYTVTMSPQVCSLLAVIVYVGAFVAAWAHTGCMLRLTFYDDNTINHYTCDILPLLELSCTSTHINELIVFAVVGFNVTVPCLDIIVSYAYILSSILHIHSREGRAKAFSTCSSHIIVVCVFFGSGAFMYLHPSSVLSMDQGKVSTVFYTIVVPMLNPLIYSFRNKEVKIALKKSFSRKTFS, from the coding sequence ATGGATATTGGAAACAGTTCTTTAGTAACAGAGTTTATCCTTGTAGGTTTAACAGAATACTCAAAGATCCAACtccccctcttcttcctcttcctaggAATCTACATTGTCACTGTGGCGGGTAACCTGGGATTTATCACTCTAATTGGCCTGAATGCTCACCTTCATACCCCTATGTACTACTTCCTCTTTAATTTATCCTTCACTGATCTCTGTTACTCTTCTGTCATCACCCCAAAACTGCTGGTAAACTTTGTGTCGAAGATGAACATCATCTCCTATGCAGGATGCATGACTCAGCTCTTTTTCTACTGCTTCTTTGTGAGTGCAGAGTGCTATGTGTTGACAGTGATGGCCTATGattgctatgtggccatttgcaagccTCTGCTGTACACGGTCACAATGTCCCCTCAAGTCTGTTCTCTGTTGGCTGTGATTGTATATGTGGGAGCATTTGTTGCTGCCTGGGCCCATACAGGATGCATGCTGAGGCTGACCTTCTATGATGACAACACAATCAACCACTACACGTGTGACATCCTCCCCCTCTTGGAGCTCTCCTGCACCAGCACTCACATCAATGAACTGATTGTTTTCGCTGTTGTGGGCTTTAATGTTACCGTGCCCTGCCTCGACATCATTGTCTCTTATGCTTACATTCTCTCCAGCATTCTCCACATTCACTCCAGGGAAGGAAGGGCCAAGGCTTTCAGCACTTGTAGCTCACATATAAttgttgtttgtgttttctttggATCAGGGGCATTCATGTACCTCCATCCTTCTTCTGTTTTGTCCATGGACCAGGGGAAAGTGTCCACCGTGTTCTATACCATTGTGGTGCCCATGCTCAATCCTCTGATATACAGCTTCAGGAACAAGGAGGTTAAAATTGCCCTGAAGAAAAGTTTCAGTAGAAAAACATTTTCCTGA